Proteins co-encoded in one Papaver somniferum cultivar HN1 chromosome 5, ASM357369v1, whole genome shotgun sequence genomic window:
- the LOC113281533 gene encoding ribonucleoside-diphosphate reductase small chain-like — MPAMIEEPILTPNPDRFCMFPIQYPQIWEMYKKAEASFWTAEEVDLSQDQRQWEALTPDERHFITHVLAFFAASDGIVLENLAGRFMKEVQISEARAFYGFQIAIENIHSEMYSLLLESYIKDSNEKNRLFRAIETVPCVKRKADWALKWIDGSETFAERIIAFACVEGIFFSGSFCAIFWLKKRGLMPGLTFSNELISRDEGLHCDFACMLYGLLKQKLSAEKVKGIIADAVVIEREFVCDALPCALVGMNGDLMSQYIEFVADRLLQALGYSKLYNVSNPFDWMELISLQGKTNFFEKRVGEYQKASVMSSLNINGGDTHVFKLDEDF; from the coding sequence atgcCTGCAATGATAGAAGAGCCAATCCTAACCCCAAACCCAGACAGATTCTGTATGTTTCCAATTCAATATCCACAAATCTGGGAGATGTATAAAAAAGCAGAAGCATCATTCTGgacagcagaagaagtagatctATCACAAGATCAGCGTCAATGGGAAGCCTTAACCCCAGACGAGCGTCACTTCATTACTCATGTTCTTGCTTTCTTCGCTGCTTCAGATGGAATCGTGCTTGAAAATCTGGCGGGCCGTTTCATGAAAGAAGTCCAAATCTCTGAAGCCCGAGCCTTTTACGGTTTTCAGATCGCCATCGAGAACATTCATTCCGAGATGTACAGTCTGTTATTAGAATCTTACATCAAAGATTCGAACGAGAAGAATCGATTGTTTCGTGCAATTGAGACCGTTCCTTGTGTGAAGCGAAAGGCGGATTGGGCATTAAAATGGATCGACGGTTCAGAGACTTTCGCAGAACGAATCATAGCCTTTGCTTGTGTCGAAGGAATCTTCTTTTCAGGTAGTTTCTGTGCGATATTTTGGTTAAAGAAACGTGGTTTAATGCCTGGTTTAACTTTCTCGAATGAGTTAATCTCGCGAGATGAAGGTTTACACTGTGATTTTGCTTGTATGCTGTACGGGCTATTGAAACAAAAGTTAAGTGCAGAGAAAGTCAAAGGAATTATTGCAGATGCGGTTGTGATTGAAAGAGAGTTCGTTTGTGATGCTTTGCCTTGTGCTTTAGTTGGAATGAACGGTGATTTGATGAGTCAGTACATCGAATTTGTTGCTGATCGCTTGCTCCAAGCCCTTGGATATAGCAAACTATATAACGTTTCTAATCCGTTCGATTGGATGGAACTCATCTCTTTACAAGGGAAGACCAATTTCTTCGAGAAGCGTGTTGGAGAGTATCAGAAGGCATCTGTTATGTCCAGTTTGAATATCAACGGTGGTGATACTCATGTATTTAAGTTAGATGAAGATTTTTAA